A genomic region of Glycine max cultivar Williams 82 chromosome 15, Glycine_max_v4.0, whole genome shotgun sequence contains the following coding sequences:
- the LOC100797147 gene encoding zinc finger CCCH domain-containing protein 48 isoform X1, giving the protein MDTKFARRTERIGRTTCSYWRAGKCNRNPCRFVHIETPSPPAACGYGNTAYSYGKKPHSSSENTPKYGSKKALLRDNGDRGDATRVAKAFKKSSPRICKYWINNNCVHGEQCLYLHSWFRGDGFSTVTKLQEHKKVITGIALPVGSDKLYSGSTDGTVRIWDCHTGQCAKVINLGAEVTSLISEGSWIFVGLQNAVKAWNIQTMSEFTLDGPKGRVRAMTVGNNTLFAGAEDGVFFAWRGSSKADSPFELVASLTGHTKAVVCLAVGCQMLYSGSMDQSIKVWDMDTLQCTMTLNDHTDAVTSLICWDQYLLSSSSDCTIKVWACIEAGSLEVIYTHTEENGVVSLFGMPDAEGKPILFSSCRDNSVHMYELPSFSERGRLFAKKDVALIELGPGGLFFTGDESGLLMVWKWLEVPKVASS; this is encoded by the exons ATGGATACAAAGTTTGCACGAAGGACTGAGCGCATTGGTAGAACAACATGCTCTTATTGGAGAGCTGGAAAATGTAACAGAAATCCATGCAGATTTGTGCACATAGAGACACCATCTCCACCTGCTGCTTGTGGTTATGGCAATACTGCATATAGCTACGGAAAAAAGCCCCATTCCTCCTCTGAGAATACCCCGAAATATGGTTCAAAGAAAGCATTGCTTAGAGATAATGGAGATAGAGGAGATGCAACAAGGGTTGCTAAGGCTTTCAAGAAATCATCACCAAGGATATGTAAATACTGGATCAACAACAATTGTGTACATGGTGAACAATGCCTGTATCTGCATTCATGGTTTCGTGGTGATGGGTTTTCCACAGTAACGAAACTTCAAGAACATAAGAAG GTTATCACTGGCATCGCACTTCCTGTTGGATCCGACAAACTTTATTCTGGCAGCACTGATGGGACAGTTAGGATATGGGACTGCCATACTGGTCAATGTGCTAAAGTCATCAATCTTGGTGCTGAGGTTACCTCTTTGATCAGTGAGGGGTCATGGATTTTTGTTGGTCTGCAAAATGCTGTCAAG GCTTGGAATATCCAGACCATGTCAGAGTTTACTCTTGATGGACCCAAAGGCCGAGTCCGTGCCATGACTGTTGGCAACAATACACTCTTTGCTGGTGCAGAG gaTGGTGTCTTTTTTGCTTGGAGAGGAAGCTCTAAAGCCGATTCTCCTTTTGAACTGGTTGCGTCTCTCACTGGCCACACTAAAGCAGTGGTTTGTCTGGCGGTTGGATGCCAGATGCTGTACTCCGGGTCAATGGACCAAAGCATAAAG GTCTGGGACATGGATACATTACAGTGTACAATGACACTTAATGATCATACTGATGCAGTCACATCCCTTATCTGTTGGGATCAATATCTGTTGTCAAGTTCATCTGACTGCACAATTAAAGTCTGGGCATGCATTGAAGCAGGATCTTTGGAAGTGATATATACACACACCGAAGAAAAT gGTGTTGTTTCACTCTTTGGGATGCCTGATGCAGAGGGAAAGCCAATATTATTTTCCTCGTGCAGAGACAATTCAGTTCACATGTATGAATTGCCTTC ATTTTCAGAGAGGGGACGTTTATTTGCCAAGAAAGATGTGGCATTGATTGAGTTAGGTCCTGGTGGCCTCTTCTTCACTGGAGATGAGAGTGGTTTGCTGATGGTATGGAAATGGTTGGAGGTACCCAAGGTGGCATCCTCTTGA
- the LOC121173508 gene encoding zinc finger CCCH domain-containing protein 48 yields the protein MDTKFARRTERIGRTTCSYWRAGKCNRNPCRFVHIETPSPPAACGYGNTAYSYGKKPHSSSENTPKYGSKKALLRDNGDRGDATRVAKAFKKSSPRICKYWINNNCVHGEQCLYLHSWFRGDGFSTVTKLQEHKKVITGIAIPVGSDKLYSGSTDGTVRIWDCHTGQCAKVINLGAEVTSLISEGSWIFVGLQNAVKAWNIQTMSEFTLDGPKGRVRAMTVGNNTLFAGAEDGVIFAWRGSSKADSPFELVASLTGHTKAVVCLAVGCKMLYSGSMDQSIKVWDMDTLQCTMTLNDHTDAVTSLICWDQYLLSSSSDRTIKVWACIEAGSLEVIYTHTEENGVVSLFGMPDAEGKPILFSSCRDNSVHMYELPSFSERGRLFAKKDVALIELGPGGLFFTGDESGLLMVWKWLEVPKVASS from the exons ATGGATACAAAGTTTGCACGAAGGACTGAGCGCATTGGTAGAACAACATGCTCTTATTGGAGAGCTGGAAAATGTAACAGAAATCCATGCAGATTTGTGCACATAGAGACACCATCTCCACCTGCTGCTTGTGGTTATGGGAATACTGCATATAGCTACGGAAAAAAGCCCCATTCCTCCTCTGAGAATACCCCGAAATATGGTTCAAAGAAAGCATTGCTTAGAGATAATGGAGATAGAGGAGATGCAACAAGGGTTGCTAAGGCTTTCAAGAAATCATCACCAAGGATATGTAAATACTGGATCAACAACAATTGTGTACATGGTGAACAATGCCTGTATCTGCATTCATGGTTTCGTGGTGATGGGTTTTCCACAGTAACGAAACTTCAAGAACATAAGAAG GTTATCACTGGCATCGCAATTCCTGTTGGATCCGACAAACTTTATTCTGGCAGCACTGATGGGACAGTTAGGATATGGGACTGCCATACTGGTCAATGTGCTAAAGTCATCAATCTTGGTGCTGAGGTTACCTCTTTGATCAGTGAGGGGTCATGGATTTTTGTTGGTCTGCAAAATGCTGTCAAG GCTTGGAATATCCAGACCATGTCAGAGTTTACTCTTGATGGACCCAAAGGCCGAGTCCGTGCCATGACTGTTGGCAACAATACACTCTTTGCTGGTGCAGAG gaTGGTGTCATTTTTGCTTGGAGAGGAAGCTCTAAAGCCGATTCTCCTTTTGAACTGGTTGCGTCACTCACTGGGCACACTAAAGCAGTGGTTTGTCTGGCGGTTGGATGCAAGATGCTGTACTCCGGGTCCATGGACCAAAGCATAAAG GTCTGGGACATGGATACATTACAGTGTACAATGACACTAAATGATCATACTGACGCAGTCACATCCCTTATCTGTTGGGATCAATATCTGTTGTCAAGTTCATCTGACCGCACAATTAAAGTCTGGGCTTGCATTGAAGCAGGATCTTTGGAAGTGATATATACACACACCGAAGAAAAT gGTGTTGTTTCACTTTTTGGGATGCCTGATGCAGAGGGAAAGCCAATATTATTTTCCTCGTGCAGAGACAATTCAGTTCACATGTATGAATTGCCATC ATTTTCAGAGAGGGGACGTTTGTTTGCCAAGAAAGATGTGGCATTGATTGAGTTAGGTCCTGGTGGCCTCTTCTTCACTGGAGATGAGAGTGGTTTGCTGATGGTGTGGAAATGGTTGGAGGTACCCAAGGTGGCATCCTCTTGA
- the LOC100797147 gene encoding zinc finger CCCH domain-containing protein 48 isoform X2: protein MDTKFARRTERIGRTTCSYWRAGKCNRNPCRFVHIETPSPPAACGYGNTAYSYGKKPHSSSENTPKYGSKKALLRDNGDRGDATRVAKAFKKSSPRICKYWINNNCVHGEQCLYLHSWFRGDGFSTVTKLQEHKKVITGIALPVGSDKLYSGSTDGTVRIWDCHTGQCAKVINLGAEVTSLISEGSWIFVGLQNAVKAWNIQTMSEFTLDGPKGRVRAMTVGNNTLFAGAEDGVFFAWRGSSKADSPFELVASLTGHTKAVVCLAVGCQMLYSGSMDQSIKVWDMDTLQCTMTLNDHTDAVTSLICWDQYLLSSSSDCTIKVWACIEAGSLEVIYTHTEENGVVSLFGMPDAEGKPILFSSCRDNSVHIFSERGRLFAKKDVALIELGPGGLFFTGDESGLLMVWKWLEVPKVASS from the exons ATGGATACAAAGTTTGCACGAAGGACTGAGCGCATTGGTAGAACAACATGCTCTTATTGGAGAGCTGGAAAATGTAACAGAAATCCATGCAGATTTGTGCACATAGAGACACCATCTCCACCTGCTGCTTGTGGTTATGGCAATACTGCATATAGCTACGGAAAAAAGCCCCATTCCTCCTCTGAGAATACCCCGAAATATGGTTCAAAGAAAGCATTGCTTAGAGATAATGGAGATAGAGGAGATGCAACAAGGGTTGCTAAGGCTTTCAAGAAATCATCACCAAGGATATGTAAATACTGGATCAACAACAATTGTGTACATGGTGAACAATGCCTGTATCTGCATTCATGGTTTCGTGGTGATGGGTTTTCCACAGTAACGAAACTTCAAGAACATAAGAAG GTTATCACTGGCATCGCACTTCCTGTTGGATCCGACAAACTTTATTCTGGCAGCACTGATGGGACAGTTAGGATATGGGACTGCCATACTGGTCAATGTGCTAAAGTCATCAATCTTGGTGCTGAGGTTACCTCTTTGATCAGTGAGGGGTCATGGATTTTTGTTGGTCTGCAAAATGCTGTCAAG GCTTGGAATATCCAGACCATGTCAGAGTTTACTCTTGATGGACCCAAAGGCCGAGTCCGTGCCATGACTGTTGGCAACAATACACTCTTTGCTGGTGCAGAG gaTGGTGTCTTTTTTGCTTGGAGAGGAAGCTCTAAAGCCGATTCTCCTTTTGAACTGGTTGCGTCTCTCACTGGCCACACTAAAGCAGTGGTTTGTCTGGCGGTTGGATGCCAGATGCTGTACTCCGGGTCAATGGACCAAAGCATAAAG GTCTGGGACATGGATACATTACAGTGTACAATGACACTTAATGATCATACTGATGCAGTCACATCCCTTATCTGTTGGGATCAATATCTGTTGTCAAGTTCATCTGACTGCACAATTAAAGTCTGGGCATGCATTGAAGCAGGATCTTTGGAAGTGATATATACACACACCGAAGAAAAT gGTGTTGTTTCACTCTTTGGGATGCCTGATGCAGAGGGAAAGCCAATATTATTTTCCTCGTGCAGAGACAATTCAGTTCACAT ATTTTCAGAGAGGGGACGTTTATTTGCCAAGAAAGATGTGGCATTGATTGAGTTAGGTCCTGGTGGCCTCTTCTTCACTGGAGATGAGAGTGGTTTGCTGATGGTATGGAAATGGTTGGAGGTACCCAAGGTGGCATCCTCTTGA